A genomic window from Halorubrum lacusprofundi ATCC 49239 includes:
- a CDS encoding N-acyl homoserine lactonase family protein — MVNAEVHVIDRGGLYCDMNYMMEANTIGSHDEPNPDTEYDEIPVWNLVIDHPEATILWDTGSHHDAADGHWPEGLVQAFYPHDASDHRLDDDLEAAGYSLDDIDAVFQSHLHLDHAGGLEFFAGTDTPVYVHEEELKFAYYSAKTDEGSAAYVLDDFDHDLNWQVLHRDREERFTDLEFVRFPGHTPGLTGSVIHLDSEGTVVFTGDQVYMDENYEEGTPLGGPLVWGKTEWAESMNRIRELERRHDAEIVFGHDPEQFEAIQPGWGV; from the coding sequence ATGGTAAACGCGGAGGTCCACGTCATCGACCGCGGCGGGTTGTACTGCGACATGAACTACATGATGGAGGCGAACACGATCGGGAGCCACGACGAGCCGAATCCCGACACCGAGTACGACGAGATTCCGGTGTGGAACCTCGTCATCGACCATCCCGAGGCGACGATCCTCTGGGACACGGGCTCGCATCACGACGCCGCCGACGGCCACTGGCCCGAGGGGCTCGTACAGGCCTTTTACCCGCACGACGCGAGCGACCACCGCCTCGACGACGACCTGGAGGCGGCGGGCTACTCGCTCGACGACATCGACGCGGTGTTCCAGAGCCACCTCCACCTCGACCACGCCGGCGGGCTGGAGTTCTTCGCGGGCACCGACACGCCCGTGTACGTCCACGAGGAGGAGTTGAAGTTCGCCTACTACAGCGCGAAGACCGACGAGGGGAGCGCCGCGTACGTGCTCGACGACTTCGACCACGACCTGAACTGGCAGGTGCTCCATCGCGACCGCGAGGAGCGCTTCACCGATCTGGAGTTCGTCCGGTTCCCCGGCCACACGCCGGGGCTCACCGGCTCGGTGATCCACCTCGATTCCGAGGGCACCGTCGTGTTCACCGGCGATCAGGTGTACATGGACGAGAACTACGAGGAGGGAACCCCGCTCGGCGGCCCCCTCGTGTGGGGGAAAACGGAGTGGGCCGAGAGCATGAATCGGATCCGCGAGCTGGAGCGACGCCACGACGCCGAGATCGTGTTCGGCCACGACCCGGAGCAGTTCGAGGCGATCCAGCCGGGGTGGGGGGTGTGA
- the serA gene encoding phosphoglycerate dehydrogenase, with product MKVLVTDPIADAGLDRLRDAGHEVVTDYEVEGDALLDAVSDANALIVRSGTDVNEAVFEAASELVIVGRAGIGVDNIDIEAATDHGVIVANAPEGNVRAAAEHTVAMTFAVARSIPQAHGRLLGGEWAKGEFLGTEVNNKTLTIVGLGRVGQEVAKRLDSLGMDLVVYDPYISEERADRLGAELVEDLHEALGRGDFATVHTPLLPETEGMIGEDELAQLEGGYLINCARGGIVDEDALAEAVDDGILAGAALDSFAEEPLSQDSPLLDVEDIVLTPHLGASTEAAQENVAIDTAEAVLAAFDDEPVLTALNAPSVDETAFPRIKPYIAVAETAGKVAAQLLDGRITGVETTYEGDIAEEDVDLVTASALKGVFEPLEWQVNAVNAPRLAEERGIEVTESKTRQTEDFQSLVRVTVRNGDDEIAVEGTLFAGEDARIVRIDGFRVDAVPYGHMLVARNTDEPGVIGLIGTVLGDYDVNIAGMYNARETQGGEALTVYNLDQDVPDEAIEALLADDRIVEVTEITLDDADERPAE from the coding sequence ATGAAGGTACTCGTGACCGACCCCATCGCAGATGCGGGGTTGGACCGACTCCGAGACGCCGGCCACGAAGTCGTAACGGACTACGAGGTCGAGGGCGACGCGCTGCTCGACGCTGTGAGCGACGCCAACGCGCTGATCGTTCGCTCCGGGACCGACGTGAACGAGGCGGTGTTCGAGGCCGCCTCCGAGCTCGTCATCGTCGGGCGCGCCGGCATCGGCGTCGACAACATCGACATCGAGGCCGCCACCGACCACGGGGTCATCGTGGCCAACGCGCCCGAAGGGAACGTCCGGGCCGCCGCCGAGCACACGGTCGCGATGACGTTCGCCGTCGCGCGCTCGATCCCGCAGGCACACGGCCGCCTCCTCGGCGGCGAGTGGGCGAAAGGGGAGTTCCTCGGCACCGAAGTGAACAACAAGACGCTGACCATCGTCGGCCTCGGTCGCGTCGGTCAGGAGGTCGCCAAGCGGCTCGACTCGCTCGGGATGGATCTCGTCGTCTACGACCCGTACATCTCCGAGGAGCGCGCCGACCGGCTCGGCGCCGAGCTGGTCGAGGACCTCCACGAGGCGCTCGGCCGCGGCGACTTCGCGACGGTCCACACGCCTCTCCTCCCCGAGACCGAGGGGATGATCGGCGAAGACGAGCTGGCCCAGCTGGAGGGCGGCTACCTCATCAACTGCGCCCGCGGCGGCATCGTCGACGAGGACGCGCTCGCCGAGGCGGTCGACGACGGCATTCTCGCGGGCGCCGCGCTCGACTCCTTCGCCGAGGAGCCCCTGTCCCAGGACTCGCCGCTGCTCGACGTCGAGGACATCGTCTTGACGCCCCACCTCGGCGCCTCGACGGAGGCCGCACAGGAGAACGTCGCCATCGACACCGCGGAGGCGGTGCTCGCGGCGTTCGACGACGAGCCCGTACTCACGGCACTCAACGCGCCCTCCGTCGACGAGACCGCGTTCCCGCGGATCAAGCCGTACATCGCCGTGGCCGAGACCGCCGGGAAGGTCGCCGCGCAACTCCTCGACGGCCGCATCACGGGCGTGGAGACGACCTACGAAGGCGACATCGCCGAGGAGGACGTAGACCTCGTCACGGCAAGCGCGCTCAAGGGCGTGTTCGAGCCGCTGGAGTGGCAGGTGAACGCGGTGAACGCGCCTCGGCTCGCCGAGGAACGCGGCATCGAGGTCACCGAGTCGAAGACCCGCCAGACCGAGGACTTCCAGAGCCTCGTGCGCGTCACCGTCCGAAACGGCGACGACGAGATCGCGGTCGAGGGAACGCTGTTCGCCGGCGAGGACGCTCGGATCGTCCGGATCGACGGGTTCCGAGTCGACGCGGTCCCGTACGGCCACATGCTGGTCGCGCGCAACACCGACGAGCCGGGTGTCATCGGGCTCATCGGTACCGTCCTCGGCGACTACGACGTGAACATCGCCGGGATGTACAACGCCCGCGAGACGCAGGGCGGCGAGGCGCTCACCGTCTACAACCTCGATCAGGACGTGCCGGACGAGGCCATCGAGGCGCTGCTCGCCGACGACCGGATCGTCGAGGTCACCGAGATCACGCTGGACGACGCCGACGAGCGGCCGGCGGAGTAA